In the Streptomyces sp. cg36 genome, one interval contains:
- a CDS encoding putative leader peptide yields MSGTGIALVSRRHVDLGRMSSAICPAR; encoded by the coding sequence ATGTCCGGAACTGGAATTGCCTTGGTGAGTCGACGACACGTCGACCTGGGCCGTATGTCCAGCGCCATCTGTCCGGCCCGCTGA
- a CDS encoding acyl-CoA dehydrogenase family protein, translating into MAATTHTVTNQAPPLVGYDVFASDRALVEGVERHLAPELVEGARQEIGALGRTAGSAQAQEWGVLANENPPKLRTHDRYGNRIDEVDFHPSWHRLLGHAVGAGLTDAWGRPGGHVRRAAGFLVWTQAEAGHGCPLSMTHAAVPALRTDPALAAEWEPGLTSHVYEEGLRPAAGKAGVLFGMGMTEKQGGSDVRANTTGARPLGDGGEYLLTGHKWFCSAPMCDGFLVLAQAPGGLTCFLVPRVLADGTRNVFRIQRLKDKLGNRSNASSEVEFDETWARRVGDEGRGVRTIIEMVAATRLDCVVGSAALMRQGVAQAVHHSAYRSAFGGVLIEKPLMRNVLADLALESEAATTLALRLAAAQDAVQSTGSEAERALLRLAVPAAKYWVTKRCTPVVAEALECLGGNGYVEESGLPRLLRESPLNSIWEGSGNVQALDVLRALQREPGALDAFLQEVGRARGADHRLDGAIKDLLTELADLEGIEARARRLVERMTLVLQGSLLVRWAPPEVADAFCASRLGGDWGAAFGTLPHTLDLGSVVERARAQV; encoded by the coding sequence ATGGCAGCCACCACCCACACAGTGACCAACCAGGCTCCTCCCCTGGTGGGATACGACGTCTTCGCGTCCGACCGCGCCCTCGTCGAGGGGGTGGAACGGCATCTGGCACCGGAGCTCGTCGAGGGCGCCCGACAGGAGATCGGCGCGCTGGGGCGCACGGCCGGTTCCGCCCAGGCGCAGGAGTGGGGGGTGCTGGCCAACGAGAACCCCCCGAAGCTGCGCACCCACGACCGCTACGGCAACCGGATCGACGAGGTCGACTTCCATCCGAGCTGGCACCGGCTGCTCGGGCACGCGGTCGGCGCGGGCCTCACCGACGCCTGGGGGCGGCCGGGCGGCCATGTGCGGCGCGCCGCCGGATTCCTGGTGTGGACCCAGGCCGAGGCGGGCCACGGCTGCCCGCTGTCGATGACGCACGCCGCCGTGCCCGCGCTGCGGACCGACCCGGCGCTGGCCGCCGAGTGGGAGCCTGGGCTCACCTCCCATGTCTACGAGGAGGGGCTGCGCCCGGCCGCCGGCAAGGCCGGGGTCCTCTTCGGGATGGGCATGACGGAGAAGCAGGGCGGCAGCGACGTCCGGGCCAACACCACCGGGGCCAGGCCGCTCGGTGACGGCGGGGAGTACCTGCTGACCGGGCACAAGTGGTTCTGCTCGGCCCCGATGTGCGACGGGTTCCTGGTGCTGGCGCAGGCCCCGGGCGGGCTGACCTGCTTCCTGGTGCCCCGGGTGCTGGCGGACGGCACCCGGAACGTGTTCCGCATCCAGCGCCTCAAGGACAAGCTGGGCAACAGGTCGAACGCGTCCAGCGAGGTCGAGTTCGACGAGACGTGGGCGCGCCGGGTCGGGGACGAGGGGCGCGGGGTGCGCACCATCATCGAGATGGTGGCGGCGACCCGGCTCGACTGCGTGGTCGGCTCGGCGGCGCTGATGCGCCAGGGCGTGGCGCAGGCGGTCCACCACTCCGCGTACCGCAGCGCGTTCGGCGGGGTGCTGATCGAGAAGCCGCTGATGCGGAACGTCCTGGCGGACCTGGCGCTGGAGTCGGAGGCGGCGACGACGCTGGCGCTGCGGCTGGCGGCGGCGCAGGACGCCGTCCAGAGCACCGGCTCCGAGGCGGAGCGGGCGCTGCTGCGGCTCGCGGTCCCGGCGGCGAAGTACTGGGTGACCAAGCGCTGTACGCCGGTCGTCGCGGAGGCCCTGGAGTGCCTGGGCGGCAACGGCTACGTCGAGGAGTCCGGGCTGCCGAGGCTGCTGCGCGAGTCGCCGCTCAACTCCATCTGGGAGGGCTCGGGCAACGTCCAGGCGCTGGACGTACTGCGGGCGCTCCAGCGCGAGCCGGGGGCGCTGGACGCGTTCCTCCAGGAGGTGGGCCGGGCGCGCGGCGCCGACCACCGGCTCGACGGGGCCATCAAGGACCTGCTGACGGAGCTGGCCGACCTGGAGGGCATCGAGGCGCGGGCCAGGCGGCTGGTGGAGCGGATGACCCTGGTGCTCCAGGGCTCGCTGCTGGTGCGCTGGGCGCCGCCCGAGGTGGCCGACGCCTTCTGCGCCTCGCGGCTGGGCGGCGACTGGGGCGCGGCCTTCGGGACGCTGCCGCACACGCTCGACCTGGGCTCGGTCGTCGAGCGGGCCCGCGCCCAGGTCTGA
- a CDS encoding YihY/virulence factor BrkB family protein, whose protein sequence is MQPANETPERPKGRLHRAPSRLHRARVLYRNVSKRKMSWLLLKDTVNSCIEYRILGLAAEAAFFTLLSLPPLLLSLIALLGYVDGWTNTHTVDSINENILRAAQSVLSDRGVHDFAEPLLADVTKGKRPEIVSLGFAFALWSGSRAVNVFIDTITVMYGLDGHRGIVRTRMLSLLLYIVALLIGAVVLPLAVVGPDRVVQLIPWGTDLISVLYWPVMILLSVAFLTTLFHVSVPVRSPWIEDVPGALVALAMWVLGSFLLRIYLTNTVEGPTIYGSLAAPVAVLLWIGVSAFAVLVGAAVNAAIDRVWPSVATAAARAANERVRTAQAAEIVARAAQVRAAYYAEDPDDDPDPADTGMPSEYPERWSRFLPPDDVKSRLHGTRDHQHGRDRH, encoded by the coding sequence GTGCAGCCAGCAAATGAAACACCCGAGCGGCCGAAGGGCCGACTCCACCGGGCCCCGAGCCGACTCCACCGGGCCCGAGTCCTCTACCGCAACGTCTCGAAGCGGAAGATGTCCTGGCTGCTCCTGAAGGACACCGTCAACTCGTGCATCGAGTACCGGATCCTCGGGCTCGCGGCCGAGGCGGCGTTCTTCACCCTGCTCTCGCTGCCTCCGCTGCTGCTCAGCCTGATCGCGCTGCTCGGCTACGTCGACGGCTGGACCAACACGCACACCGTCGACAGCATCAACGAGAACATCCTCCGGGCCGCCCAGTCGGTCCTCTCCGACCGGGGCGTCCACGACTTCGCCGAGCCGCTGCTCGCGGACGTCACCAAGGGCAAACGGCCGGAAATCGTCTCCCTCGGCTTCGCCTTCGCCCTCTGGTCGGGCTCCCGGGCGGTCAACGTCTTCATCGACACCATCACGGTGATGTACGGCCTCGACGGCCATCGCGGCATCGTGCGCACCCGGATGCTGTCGCTGCTGCTCTACATCGTGGCCCTGCTCATCGGGGCGGTGGTGCTGCCGCTCGCGGTGGTCGGCCCGGACCGGGTGGTCCAGCTGATCCCGTGGGGGACGGATCTGATCAGCGTTCTGTACTGGCCGGTGATGATCCTCCTTTCGGTGGCATTTCTGACCACGCTCTTCCACGTCTCGGTGCCGGTGCGCTCGCCCTGGATCGAGGACGTGCCGGGCGCGCTGGTGGCGCTGGCGATGTGGGTGCTCGGCTCGTTCCTGCTGCGGATCTACCTCACCAACACCGTCGAGGGCCCCACCATCTACGGCTCCCTTGCCGCGCCCGTCGCCGTGCTGCTGTGGATCGGCGTCTCGGCCTTCGCGGTCCTGGTGGGCGCGGCCGTCAACGCGGCGATCGACCGGGTGTGGCCGTCGGTCGCCACGGCCGCCGCCCGCGCCGCCAACGAGCGGGTCAGGACGGCCCAGGCCGCCGAGATCGTCGCCCGCGCCGCCCAGGTCCGCGCGGCCTACTACGCCGAGGACCCGGACGACGACCCGGACCCCGCCGACACGGGGATGCCCTCGGAGTACCCCGAGCGGTGGTCCCGCTTCCTCCCGCCGGACGACGTGAAGTCCCGCCTGCACGGCACCCGCGACCACCAGCACGGCCGCGACCGGCACTGA
- a CDS encoding GAF domain-containing protein codes for MDIREATRLLKGMRAAALAGVRPRVAPRAEIDASWRRVLDHGVDPDGRNHAGLLPLAEVERRRRSSPLREVLPVLREALVSVADAAQHIMVVGDADGRLLWREGHASVLKQADALGFDVGADWSERVVGTNGVGTPLITHRPIQVYSAEHFASTHHTWTCAGAPVTDPRDGRLIGVVDISGPLSTMHPATLSFVTSVARLAEAELRTRHLAALERLRTAAAPVLCRVGGRALAVDANGWAAGVTGMPPVGRLPLPKSFRAGRMWLPSLGMCAVEPLPGGWLVQVAGDDGVETAAVPTRVVLDLSRPRRWSVTVAGDAGSWAHELSPRHAELLYVLALHRAGRSAAELAHDIFEDPTRTVTVRAEMSRLRRRLAEVLAHRPYRFAEGVEVEVIGPDRAVDLLPHSTAPAVLGARRHPH; via the coding sequence ATGGACATACGGGAGGCCACCCGGCTGCTGAAGGGCATGCGGGCCGCCGCGCTCGCGGGGGTGCGCCCCCGGGTCGCCCCCCGCGCCGAGATCGACGCCTCCTGGCGCCGGGTGCTGGACCACGGCGTCGACCCGGACGGCCGCAACCACGCCGGGCTGCTGCCGCTGGCGGAGGTGGAGCGGCGCCGCCGGTCCTCGCCGCTGCGGGAGGTGCTGCCGGTGCTGCGCGAGGCGCTGGTGTCGGTGGCCGACGCGGCGCAGCACATCATGGTCGTCGGCGACGCCGACGGCAGGCTGCTGTGGCGCGAGGGCCACGCCTCGGTCCTGAAGCAGGCCGACGCGCTGGGGTTCGACGTCGGGGCCGACTGGAGCGAGCGGGTGGTCGGCACCAACGGCGTCGGCACCCCGCTGATCACCCACCGCCCGATCCAGGTGTACTCGGCGGAGCACTTCGCCTCCACCCACCACACCTGGACCTGCGCGGGCGCGCCGGTGACCGACCCGCGCGACGGCCGGCTGATCGGCGTGGTGGACATCAGCGGCCCGCTCTCCACGATGCACCCGGCGACGCTGTCGTTCGTCACCTCCGTCGCGCGGCTGGCCGAGGCCGAGCTGCGCACCCGCCACCTCGCCGCCCTGGAGCGGCTGCGCACGGCGGCGGCGCCCGTGCTGTGCCGGGTCGGCGGGCGCGCGCTGGCCGTGGACGCCAACGGATGGGCGGCGGGGGTCACCGGGATGCCTCCGGTGGGCCGGCTGCCGCTGCCCAAATCGTTCCGGGCGGGCCGGATGTGGCTGCCCTCGCTCGGCATGTGCGCGGTCGAGCCGCTGCCCGGCGGCTGGCTGGTGCAGGTGGCCGGGGACGACGGCGTGGAGACGGCCGCCGTCCCCACCCGGGTGGTGCTGGACCTGAGCCGCCCGCGCCGCTGGTCGGTGACGGTGGCCGGGGACGCGGGCAGCTGGGCCCACGAGCTGAGCCCGCGCCACGCCGAGCTGCTGTACGTCCTGGCCCTGCACCGGGCCGGGCGCTCGGCCGCCGAGCTCGCGCACGACATCTTCGAGGACCCGACGCGCACGGTGACCGTCCGGGCCGAGATGTCCCGGCTGCGGCGCAGGCTGGCGGAGGTCCTCGCCCACCGGCCGTACCGGTTCGCGGAGGGGGTGGAGGTCGAGGTGATCGGGCCCGACCGGGCGGTGGACCTGCTGCCGCACTCCACGGCCCCGGCGGTGCTCGGCGCCCGTCGGCACCCGCACTGA
- a CDS encoding SAV_2336 N-terminal domain-related protein, with the protein MTSERPAASASATDALRRVLTAAGRYEPTGREIAELLWLAARMRPEPVIGPDSGEAPRLPPRPPGPGPAAGTPEREPEPPGPSPAGRADGPEPERVPLRTPPPLRPAPDPAGGGEHAPLLAPAPAMLAHPLALQRAVRPLKRRVPSAHRREFDEAATAHRGALLGPRPQWWLPVLRPRPERWLHLRIVFDAGPTMTMWRPLLRDLHRALAQTGAFRTVETVALAPDGTLAARQAATSRTAVLVLSDCMGPQWRDGPAGARLYRTLRGWAKALPVAVVQPLPERLWQYTAFAPAAGLLSAPGPGAAAASLTFLPYEPAPPHRPGGGVPVPVLMPSAPWLRNWAELVGARGGAQVPGSAALLGQGPPVAARAAEARPADLPAEELVLRFRSVASPAAFRLAAHLAVGCAHLPVMRLVHAAVEARPQPQHLAEVVLSGMLTAVPGPPGAYEFRPGVRRVLLGTLPHTAHVRTSGLLGRVNARLEAMAGAVPGEFRALVAARGGPVGAVPGAPFALVSRESVRLLRGPREDGAAGRVLAGRYELRARIGDRPPGQVWRAAELPSGRRVAVTLYLFPADRGPAPTSAFLADARRVAALHHPNLLLNFDAFAVEDAWCLVAELVDAPTLRETLSAHPDGLPPDAVERLARELLSALDALHAADIVHGGVRAENVLLSPERGALLCDPGVRHDPGPEPADDLLDAGMLLLEAALNTRLPSATLMGAPNVRRDHLASLPPALASVITGLLDDAPGARGLAAAELLSAPSSTRRVYRLLGPPEAWVGGTPAPDADGPALRMLCALVLARGERVAGTELWEPHWREDVHDVARRLTRLGHPVRSAADGTYRLTLKGADVDLLGVEQLVFQAEEAESAGDRGLALERYGTALGLWAGEPLAGMPGAWADRHRQELAELLRTVTGRRAALSDESAEPVVVLRVTPDEDASAVQDALMTAMERVFGVRPEVQRLYGTSVQLLARPGDTPSGVVRRAVAELPRVLARDVPYGVLDTVRLSLVVQSGSGSTTTMSLLAMAPDRGDGGAGALDVCVQDSVYESLDAPDTEGFERHEYVGGAVWFRRIAAPEPGNRLDLAFPLPSAVDGLAFAAEAVVAWQAGADAVPLRAAEVRQGLGALLGPLVRDHGLARLDLAQVRVDARLGEPLVLRPGGPRVLARVTLRPALAPLRTLLGPVRHVLVDHDGTLSRPRARDAVRALAGSGRRIVVVTGGRAGPVEEALGAEAAGLVEIRQLTTMGDDAILQSMGSVADALVIGRMPGAATTAARLGAPYVGLADGPASAADLRAAGATLVTTSLGAIVEALEEG; encoded by the coding sequence ATGACTTCTGAGCGGCCCGCCGCCAGCGCGTCGGCCACGGACGCGCTGCGCCGGGTGCTGACGGCGGCGGGCCGGTACGAGCCGACCGGGCGGGAGATCGCCGAACTGCTGTGGCTGGCGGCCCGGATGCGGCCGGAGCCGGTGATCGGCCCGGACAGCGGCGAGGCCCCCCGGCTGCCTCCCCGCCCGCCCGGCCCCGGCCCGGCGGCCGGGACGCCGGAGCGGGAGCCGGAGCCGCCCGGGCCCTCCCCAGCCGGGCGCGCGGACGGCCCGGAGCCGGAGCGCGTACCGCTGCGCACTCCCCCGCCACTGCGCCCCGCGCCCGACCCGGCGGGCGGCGGCGAACACGCGCCGCTGCTGGCGCCCGCGCCCGCGATGCTCGCGCACCCGCTGGCGCTCCAGCGGGCCGTGCGCCCGCTCAAGCGGCGGGTTCCCTCGGCGCACCGCCGGGAGTTCGACGAGGCGGCGACCGCGCACCGGGGCGCCCTGCTCGGGCCCCGGCCGCAGTGGTGGCTCCCGGTGCTGCGCCCGCGCCCGGAGCGCTGGCTGCACCTGCGGATCGTCTTCGACGCGGGCCCGACGATGACGATGTGGCGACCGCTGCTGCGCGATCTGCACCGGGCGCTGGCGCAGACCGGGGCGTTCCGCACGGTGGAGACGGTGGCGCTGGCCCCGGACGGCACGCTCGCGGCGCGGCAGGCCGCCACCAGCCGTACGGCGGTCCTGGTGCTCAGCGACTGCATGGGCCCGCAGTGGCGCGACGGCCCGGCGGGGGCGCGCTTGTACCGCACCCTGCGCGGCTGGGCGAAGGCCCTGCCGGTGGCGGTGGTCCAGCCCCTGCCGGAACGGCTGTGGCAGTACACGGCGTTCGCCCCCGCCGCCGGTCTGCTGAGCGCGCCGGGTCCGGGCGCGGCGGCGGCCTCGCTCACCTTCCTGCCGTACGAGCCGGCGCCGCCGCACCGGCCGGGCGGCGGGGTGCCCGTGCCCGTCCTCATGCCGTCGGCGCCGTGGCTGCGGAACTGGGCCGAGCTGGTGGGCGCGCGCGGCGGGGCCCAAGTGCCGGGCTCGGCCGCCCTGTTGGGCCAGGGTCCGCCGGTGGCCGCGCGGGCGGCCGAGGCGCGGCCCGCCGACCTGCCCGCCGAGGAACTGGTGCTGCGCTTCCGGTCGGTGGCCTCCCCGGCCGCGTTCCGGCTCGCGGCGCATCTGGCGGTGGGGTGCGCGCACCTGCCGGTGATGCGGCTGGTGCACGCCGCCGTGGAGGCGCGGCCCCAGCCGCAGCACCTGGCCGAGGTGGTGCTCAGCGGCATGCTCACGGCGGTGCCGGGCCCGCCCGGCGCCTATGAGTTCCGGCCCGGTGTGCGCCGGGTCCTGCTCGGCACGCTGCCGCACACCGCCCACGTCCGCACCAGCGGGCTGCTCGGCCGGGTGAACGCCCGTCTGGAGGCGATGGCGGGCGCGGTCCCGGGCGAGTTCCGCGCCCTGGTGGCGGCCCGGGGCGGACCGGTCGGGGCGGTGCCGGGCGCACCGTTCGCGCTGGTCAGCCGGGAGAGCGTACGGCTGCTGCGCGGGCCGCGGGAGGACGGCGCGGCCGGGCGGGTGCTGGCGGGCCGCTACGAGCTGCGCGCACGGATCGGGGACCGGCCGCCCGGCCAGGTGTGGCGGGCCGCCGAACTGCCGTCGGGGCGGCGGGTGGCGGTGACCCTGTACCTCTTCCCGGCGGACCGGGGGCCCGCCCCCACGTCCGCCTTCCTCGCCGACGCCCGCCGGGTCGCCGCCCTCCACCACCCGAACCTGCTGCTGAACTTCGACGCCTTCGCGGTCGAGGACGCCTGGTGCCTGGTGGCGGAGCTGGTGGACGCGCCGACGCTGCGCGAGACGCTGTCGGCCCACCCGGACGGCCTGCCGCCGGACGCCGTCGAGCGCCTCGCGCGGGAGCTGCTCTCCGCGCTCGACGCCCTGCACGCGGCGGACATCGTCCACGGCGGCGTACGGGCCGAGAACGTCCTGCTGTCGCCCGAGCGGGGGGCGCTGCTGTGCGACCCGGGCGTGCGGCACGATCCGGGGCCGGAACCGGCGGACGACCTGCTGGACGCCGGGATGCTGCTCCTGGAGGCGGCCCTCAACACCCGGCTCCCGTCGGCGACCCTCATGGGCGCCCCTAACGTTCGGCGCGACCACCTGGCCTCGCTGCCACCGGCCCTGGCGTCGGTGATCACCGGGCTTCTGGACGACGCGCCCGGGGCGCGCGGCCTGGCCGCGGCCGAGTTGCTCTCCGCCCCCTCGTCCACCCGCCGCGTCTACCGGCTGCTCGGCCCGCCCGAAGCGTGGGTCGGCGGCACCCCGGCCCCCGACGCCGACGGGCCCGCGCTGCGCATGCTGTGCGCGCTGGTCCTGGCGCGCGGCGAGCGGGTGGCGGGCACGGAGCTGTGGGAGCCGCACTGGCGGGAGGACGTCCACGACGTCGCCCGGCGTCTGACCCGGCTCGGCCACCCGGTCAGGAGCGCGGCCGACGGCACCTACCGGCTGACGCTCAAGGGCGCCGACGTCGATCTCCTCGGCGTGGAGCAGCTCGTCTTCCAGGCGGAGGAAGCCGAGTCCGCGGGCGACCGCGGCCTCGCCCTGGAGCGGTACGGGACCGCGCTGGGCCTGTGGGCGGGCGAGCCGCTGGCGGGGATGCCGGGCGCCTGGGCCGACCGCCACCGCCAGGAGCTGGCGGAGCTGCTGCGGACGGTGACCGGGCGGCGGGCCGCGCTGTCGGACGAGTCGGCGGAGCCCGTGGTGGTGCTGAGGGTGACCCCGGACGAGGACGCGTCGGCCGTCCAGGACGCGCTGATGACCGCCATGGAGCGGGTGTTCGGCGTCCGGCCCGAGGTCCAGCGCCTCTACGGCACCAGCGTCCAGCTCCTGGCCCGGCCCGGGGACACCCCGTCCGGCGTGGTGCGGCGGGCGGTGGCGGAGCTGCCCCGGGTCCTGGCCCGGGACGTGCCGTACGGGGTGCTGGACACCGTACGGCTGAGCCTGGTGGTGCAGAGCGGCAGCGGGTCGACGACGACGATGTCCCTGCTCGCCATGGCACCCGACCGGGGGGACGGGGGCGCGGGCGCGCTCGACGTGTGTGTGCAGGACAGCGTGTACGAGTCGCTCGACGCGCCGGACACCGAGGGGTTCGAGCGCCACGAGTACGTCGGGGGCGCGGTCTGGTTCCGCCGGATCGCCGCGCCGGAGCCGGGCAACCGCCTCGATCTGGCGTTCCCGCTGCCCAGCGCCGTGGACGGTCTCGCCTTCGCGGCCGAGGCGGTCGTCGCCTGGCAGGCCGGGGCCGACGCGGTCCCGCTGCGGGCGGCGGAGGTGCGCCAGGGGCTCGGCGCGCTGCTCGGGCCGCTGGTGCGCGACCACGGGCTCGCCCGGCTCGACCTCGCCCAGGTCCGGGTGGACGCCCGGCTCGGCGAGCCGCTGGTGCTCCGGCCGGGCGGGCCGCGCGTGCTGGCCCGGGTCACGCTCCGCCCCGCCCTGGCGCCCCTGCGCACGCTCCTGGGGCCCGTCCGGCACGTCCTCGTCGACCACGACGGCACCCTCTCCCGCCCGCGCGCCAGGGACGCGGTCCGGGCGCTGGCCGGGTCGGGGCGGCGGATCGTGGTGGTCACCGGGGGCCGGGCCGGGCCGGTGGAGGAGGCGCTGGGGGCCGAGGCGGCCGGTCTGGTGGAGATCCGCCAGCTGACGACCATGGGCGACGACGCGATCCTGCAGAGCATGGGCAGCGTCGCCGACGCGCTGGTGATCGGCCGGATGCCGGGGGCGGCCACGACCGCCGCCCGGCTCGGCGCCCCCTACGTGGGGCTCGCCGACGGCCCGGCCTCGGCGGCGGACCTGCGGGCGGCCGGGGCGACCCTGGTCACCACTTCGCTGGGCGCGATCGTCGAGGCGCTCGAAGAGGGCTGA
- a CDS encoding nitrite/sulfite reductase, with amino-acid sequence MAATPDTPSSAAPRRKPGRHRGEGQWAVGHFTPLNGNEQFKKDDDGLNVRTRIETIYSKRGFDSIDPNDLRGRMRWWGLYTQRKPGIDGGKTAILEPEELDDKYFMLRVRIDGGRLTTQQLRVIGEISQEFARGSADITDRQNIQLHWIRIEDVPEIWNRLEAVGLSTTEACGDCPRVVIGSPVAGIAEDEIVDGTWAIDEIQRRYIGSKEFSNLPRKFKSAISGSPLLDVVHEINDIAFVGVEHPEHGPGFDLWVGGGLSTNPKLGVRLGAWVPLAEVPDVWAGVIGIFRDYGYRRLRNRARLKFLVADWGPEKFRRILEDEYLKRALLDGPAPAEPAQRWRDHIGVHRQRDGRFYVGFAPRVGRVDGTTLTKIAEVAEAHGSGRLRTTVEQKMIVLDVEEAQVEALVEALEALDLTAKPSPFRRGTMACTGIEYCKLAIVETKARGAALIDELERRIPDFDEPITINLNGCPNACARIQVADIGLKGQLVLDDDGEQVEGYQVHLGGALGLDPAFGRKVRGLKVTSAELPDYIERVLKRFEAERRSGERFATWAARADEEALS; translated from the coding sequence ATGGCCGCCACCCCAGACACGCCCTCCTCCGCCGCACCCCGCCGCAAGCCGGGACGCCACCGTGGCGAAGGACAGTGGGCCGTCGGTCACTTCACCCCGCTCAACGGGAACGAGCAGTTCAAGAAGGACGACGACGGTCTCAATGTGCGGACACGTATTGAGACGATCTACTCCAAGCGCGGATTCGACTCCATCGACCCCAACGACCTGCGCGGACGCATGCGCTGGTGGGGCCTGTACACCCAGCGCAAGCCCGGGATCGACGGCGGCAAGACCGCGATCCTGGAGCCCGAGGAGCTGGACGACAAGTACTTCATGCTGCGCGTCCGCATCGACGGCGGCCGGCTGACCACCCAGCAGCTGCGGGTGATCGGTGAGATCTCGCAGGAGTTCGCGCGCGGCAGCGCGGACATCACCGACCGGCAGAACATCCAGCTCCACTGGATCCGCATCGAGGACGTGCCGGAGATCTGGAACCGCCTGGAGGCGGTCGGCCTCTCCACCACCGAGGCGTGCGGCGACTGCCCGCGCGTGGTCATCGGCTCGCCGGTGGCCGGGATCGCCGAGGACGAGATCGTCGACGGCACCTGGGCGATCGACGAGATCCAGCGGCGCTACATCGGCAGCAAGGAGTTCTCCAACCTGCCGCGCAAGTTCAAGTCCGCGATCTCCGGCTCGCCGCTGCTCGACGTGGTGCACGAGATCAACGACATCGCCTTCGTGGGCGTGGAACACCCCGAGCACGGCCCCGGCTTCGACCTGTGGGTCGGCGGCGGACTGTCCACCAACCCCAAGCTCGGCGTGCGCCTCGGCGCCTGGGTCCCGCTCGCGGAGGTCCCGGACGTCTGGGCCGGTGTGATCGGCATCTTCCGCGACTACGGCTACCGGCGGCTGCGCAACCGCGCCCGGCTGAAGTTCCTGGTCGCCGACTGGGGTCCGGAGAAGTTCCGCCGGATCCTGGAGGACGAGTACCTGAAGCGCGCGCTCCTCGACGGGCCCGCGCCCGCCGAGCCCGCCCAGCGCTGGCGCGACCACATCGGGGTGCACCGGCAGCGCGACGGCCGCTTCTACGTGGGCTTCGCTCCGCGCGTCGGCCGCGTCGACGGCACGACCCTCACCAAGATCGCCGAGGTCGCGGAGGCCCACGGCTCGGGCCGGCTGCGCACCACGGTCGAGCAGAAGATGATCGTCCTGGACGTCGAGGAGGCGCAGGTCGAGGCGCTCGTCGAGGCGCTGGAGGCGCTGGACCTGACGGCGAAGCCGTCGCCGTTCCGGCGCGGCACCATGGCCTGCACCGGCATCGAGTACTGCAAGCTGGCGATCGTCGAGACCAAGGCGCGCGGCGCCGCGCTCATCGACGAACTGGAGCGCCGCATCCCGGACTTCGACGAGCCGATCACCATCAACCTGAACGGCTGCCCGAACGCCTGCGCCCGCATCCAGGTCGCGGACATCGGTCTCAAGGGCCAGCTGGTCCTCGACGACGACGGCGAGCAGGTCGAGGGCTACCAGGTGCACCTGGGCGGCGCGCTCGGCCTCGACCCCGCCTTCGGCCGCAAGGTGCGCGGCCTCAAGGTCACCTCGGCCGAACTGCCCGACTACATCGAGCGGGTCCTCAAGCGGTTCGAGGCCGAGCGCCGGAGCGGCGAGCGGTTCGCCACCTGGGCGGCGCGCGCCGACGAGGAGGCCCTGTCGTGA
- a CDS encoding GNAT family N-acetyltransferase has product MSLAEVTTWSLEQTSPADLRPAAEPARSVRVVRSEVPSPEFSRFLYTAVGGDIHWLDRLPWPYARWREFLDRPGVETWVAYENGTPAGYIELEAQADGAVEIVYFGLIPAFRGRRIGGHLLSYGIARAWDLADRWPGRDTTRRVWVHTCSLDGEHAMENYLRRGFKLFDTKVAEQAEAETPGPWPGA; this is encoded by the coding sequence ATGAGCCTCGCCGAAGTCACCACCTGGTCCCTGGAGCAGACGTCCCCGGCCGATCTGCGCCCCGCCGCCGAGCCCGCGCGGAGCGTCCGTGTCGTCCGCTCCGAGGTGCCCTCCCCCGAGTTCAGCCGCTTCCTCTATACGGCGGTGGGCGGTGACATCCACTGGCTGGACCGGCTGCCGTGGCCGTACGCGCGCTGGCGGGAGTTCCTGGACCGGCCGGGCGTGGAGACCTGGGTGGCGTACGAGAACGGCACCCCGGCGGGGTACATCGAGCTGGAGGCGCAGGCCGACGGGGCGGTGGAGATCGTCTACTTCGGGCTGATCCCGGCGTTCCGGGGCCGCCGCATCGGCGGCCACCTCCTGTCGTACGGCATCGCCCGCGCCTGGGACCTGGCCGACCGCTGGCCGGGCCGGGACACGACGCGGCGGGTGTGGGTGCACACCTGCTCGCTGGACGGGGAGCACGCGATGGAGAACTATCTGCGGCGCGGGTTCAAACTGTTCGACACGAAGGTGGCGGAGCAGGCCGAGGCCGAGACGCCGGGGCCCTGGCCGGGGGCCTGA